GAAAACCTACCCGGTTGCCATCCTCCCACCGCGCTATCGACACCCCCAAATCGCTGTGTAATTGAATCAAGTCGAACAAAACTAACACGCACCAGCATCGCCCGTAATACCGGCACCCTCGTCCTGCGCTCCGGCGGCGTAATCCGCGGATTCACCAACTGGGGCGTCTTCCGTCTGCCCAGAACCACAACGAAACATCAAGCCCGTTATACCGATGGCCACCACTTCATCATGCGCTTCGATGCCGCCTCGCCCGTGCAGCTGGGTATCCGTCGAACCCTCGCGCTCGACCCCCGAATGATCCGCTTCTCAGTTATCAAGCTCGGCGACAAGTTGGGAGAGGTCAAGGATATCAGCGGGAGGGTTGAATGGAACGACGTGCGCAGTCTATCGAACTCAATCTAAGATCATGTTTCGGATGGGAGGAACTCGCATTTGACGAcgatggaggagctggggttTGTTACGATACAAAGGCTGGCCGACCTACGGGGATGGGCCtcggatgttgatgttggatTTACTGTTGGGACGGAAAATACGGATTGATCACCTTGTACATTATCAACGGCATTATCGGCGCATATGGTTTTTGTGTTTTGCTTCTTTAGATCAGGCCATGCCTCGACTTTTTGCTTTATGCCACGTGACTAGCGCTGTGGTGAAGCAAGACAATAAGAACTGTTCACGACTCGGATGTTTTGATATATACGTAGATCTGAGAAATATTATGCAATTTAGGAATGGGGATTGGATCAGTATAACCAACCTCGGAGAGCGGGTTTGTTATGGAGTTCAAGATATATACCGCCGAGGTTGGTCCATGCAGCTGCAAGATTTCAACATTGCATTCAAATATTCTGACTATTGTTGAGGTCCGTGATCCAACCCTTGTGTTACGCCATACTAATTACATAGCTCATTCCTAGTACGCCATCTTTGGCACATGCCAActgaaaaagaaagaaacccCAAATCAGAAGCTCGACCACGACGAACGCTCAACAGGACGTTCTTGCACGCCTTGCTCCAAATCCCTACGCTCACTCTTACTCTTCCTACCCTTCTtattcttctcctccctaCCCAGATAAGTCGATGGCTCCAGGGAATTCAGATaatcctcctcatcatccaagTCACGATGAGTGAAATAGAAACACGTTCCACCGAAGAACGCCAACACGGCAACGAATCCATAGTTCCACTTCAGGAGGGGATCCTCGCTCAATATCGTGAGACCCTGCTGCAGAGCCGCGGCGACGGTGTTTGACATGAGGTACAACGACTGCACGACGCTCTTCATGTTCTTGGGCGCCTTGGTGTACGCGTACTCGTAGCCGGTGATTGTTGTAAAGATTTCGCTGACCGCGATGAGGACGTAGGTGATTGTTTGGAACCAGACGCTGATGGGGGTGGGTTTGTCGCAGGTACTTGCGTGGTTATGGCATGGGCTGAGGACGTAGATGTAGTGCTGGGTGACGGTTGCGGTGATCATGGAGAGGGACGCGATAATGTACCCGACATAGATGCGTTTTATGGGGGTGAAGTTGAACCCGAGTTTACTGATGAGGGGGTAGATGAATTGGTCCATGagtgggatggtgatgattaGGAAGAGAGGGTCTAGGTTGTTGATTATGTCGTTGGGCGCGCCGTGAAGTTCCATTGTCGCGGCTTGGGAAGTCAGGTTACTGGTCATTTGTCCGAAGGCGAACCCTAGATGGTGTGGTGTTAATACCATGTTTGCCTGTTTGTCACTGGGGTGAGTGTGGAACATACAGTAGACGGGATACCAAGCGAAAACGCCGCATGCTTTGACGGCTCTGCGCACTTCATCGACCCATTGGTCATCAAATGTCATCCAGTACGGACGACGACAGACACGTATCTTGCTGGGCTTCGCATTTTCCCAAAAGTCAGGCGATCTGCAGTTCTTGATACTGTTCAAGTAAGCAAACTGATCGAGAAGCCACCAGGTGTTAATGGGTAGGGAAACTGGATGAAGTCAAACACTAAATACTCACAGTCGAATGGGGTTCCAGGACCAATGAGGTCTCAACGCATAAACACATAGCCTAAAGGCTTTTGCAACAACGGATCCCGTAGGGGGTGTGGTATGGTACTTGTGTCGACAGAGGAACAAGACCAGAGGACACAACGAAAATAGCAGGGTAGGAATTGTAAATGACAGCCAAAATCCAATGTACTTCTCCGCGTAGaccatggaaatggaaacgGCCAAGCCACCAACGTTGATCATGAGGTAGAAGTACATGAAGATACGGGAGATCGTCTGCACTGGGTCCACTATGCATCTTTCTCCGGTTTGGGGATCGGTTCTGATGTAGGGTTTGGCGTGCTGATGTTGCTCAGCGATCAATGGGGCAATATTGGACCTGTGCCTGTTAGTAGGGCTCATGCCTCCATGATCGATTACTTACTTGaagccgccgacgccgatACCGAAGACAACAAGACCGGCGGAAAAGCAGATAATAGCAATATCGGGATGTTGAATGACAGGGGGAAGAGCGGATACGATGAGGATAATGTGTCCAAGCATAGCAAAGATAAACGACGCCTGGATTGTCTTCAGACGACCCCAGAATTCGTCGGCAATCCATGCTCCGAAGATTGGGGTTAAGTAGCACCAGAAAGTATTGACTAGGGCCCACATCAGCACATGTTGATAAGGACCCATGGTTGTAAGTGTTGTGTGACAACACGAAGAACTCACAAGTGATTAAAGCAGTTGCTGCCCTCTGACCATGTCCAAGAGCCCCGGGTTGTCCACTAAATCCGGCACCAGTAGTCGAGTTGGGAGGCAAAGGCTGCTGGATGAAGTTGGTAACTAAAAGGTTAGCATCCATACTGATAGAACAGTAACACTGAGGATGCCCAAGCAGACATACAAACAGCGGCTGTTCCATAATACGAGAACCTCTCGCACAGCTCGACAAAGGCAATGGTATACGCAGTCCAGCGGACATTGCCAGCAACACGGGGAAGGGTCTTGAACTCCTCTTCAGTTGGATATTCACGTTCAGAGTTACTCGATGAAGACTTAGCGGCTATCGCTGCGgctttcctctcctcttgGAGTCGTCTCTCTGCCAGTTTGGCGGTATAGCAAGTCATGTCCGCAGACTCCCTCATTCTGGAGAGAAC
This region of Aspergillus puulaauensis MK2 DNA, chromosome 5, nearly complete sequence genomic DNA includes:
- a CDS encoding putative MFS peptide transporter (COG:E;~EggNog:ENOG410PFC6;~InterPro:IPR000109,IPR018456,IPR036259;~PFAM:PF00854;~TransMembrane:11 (o113-136i148-168o174-193i233-255o261-282i358-375o405-423i435-457o477-501i513-531o543-562i);~go_component: GO:0016020 - membrane [Evidence IEA];~go_function: GO:0022857 - transmembrane transporter activity [Evidence IEA];~go_process: GO:0006857 - oligopeptide transport [Evidence IEA];~go_process: GO:0055085 - transmembrane transport [Evidence IEA]), coding for MRESADMTCYTAKLAERRLQEERKAAAIAAKSSSSNSEREYPTEEEFKTLPRVAGNVRWTAYTIAFVELCERFSYYGTAAVFTNFIQQPLPPNSTTGAGFSGQPGALGHGQRAATALITFNTFWCYLTPIFGAWIADEFWGRLKTIQASFIFAMLGHIILIVSALPPVIQHPDIAIICFSAGLVVFGIGVGGFKSNIAPLIAEQHQHAKPYIRTDPQTGERCIVDPVQTISRIFMYFYLMINVGGLAVSISMVYAEKYIGFWLSFTIPTLLFSLCPLVLFLCRHKYHTTPPTGSVVAKAFRLCVYALRPHWSWNPIRLIKNCRSPDFWENAKPSKIRVCRRPYWMTFDDQWVDEVRRAVKACGVFAWYPVYWFAFGQMTSNLTSQAATMELHGAPNDIINNLDPLFLIITIPLMDQFIYPLISKLGFNFTPIKRIYVGYIIASLSMITATVTQHYIYVLSPCHNHASTCDKPTPISVWFQTITYVLIAVSEIFTTITGYEYAYTKAPKNMKSVVQSLYLMSNTVAAALQQGLTILSEDPLLKWNYGFVAVLAFFGGTCFYFTHRDLDDEEDYLNSLEPSTYLGREEKNKKGRKSKSERRDLEQGVQERPVERSSWSSF
- a CDS encoding mitochondrial 37S ribosomal protein bS6m (COG:J;~EggNog:ENOG410PRI7;~InterPro:IPR035980,IPR014717,IPR000529;~PFAM:PF01250;~go_component: GO:0005840 - ribosome [Evidence IEA];~go_function: GO:0003735 - structural constituent of ribosome [Evidence IEA];~go_function: GO:0019843 - rRNA binding [Evidence IEA];~go_process: GO:0006412 - translation [Evidence IEA]), which gives rise to MLYELIAIVRPGSLNEVRDIARNTGTLVLRSGGVIRGFTNWGVFRLPRTTTKHQARYTDGHHFIMRFDAASPVQLGIRRTLALDPRMIRFSVIKLGDKLGEVKDISGRVEWNDVRSLSNSI